In Hylaeus volcanicus isolate JK05 unplaced genomic scaffold, UHH_iyHylVolc1.0_haploid 12237, whole genome shotgun sequence, the genomic stretch TGCAGCGTCTTGCCCAACAATTCTTTTCTTCAAAACAGATTCAAGGGATAAAAGCCGTTCAACCTCACCTTGTGACAAACGATGCACTGGAATACCTGTCCATCGGGACACGACTTCAGCTATTTGCTCAGGAGTCACCGTATCAGTGATAAGGGGAGATTCCTTTTGAACGTATTCATCTTGTTCTTTTTGTAGTCGTTTTAAACGCTGTTCCTTGTCGGGTAAAACATCATACAGCAACTCAGCAACAAGCACGGGGTCCCCTTGTCGTTGGGCCTGttctaatttgaatttgaGTTCATTGATTCGTTTACTGAGTTCTCTCATTTCACGTAATCTTGCTTTTTCGGCTTCATACTTTGCTCTTAATGGTACAAGATCTTTTTCAACCTTTTCTAAGTTAAGTCGTACTTTAGCTAGCCTTTCTTTTGATGCTACGTCTGATTCCTTTTCCAAAGCTTTTACCTCTACTtccaattgaaattttccCCTTACAAGGTTATCAATGCATTCAGGTTGACTATCCAACTGCACTCGTACATTAGCACAAGCTTCGTCCATTAAATCAATCGCTTTGTCAGGTAGGAATCGATGAGTAATATAACGATCTGCAAGTTGAGCCGCTTCAACTAGAGCCGCATCAAGAATTCGAATACCATCATGATGTGCTGCGTAACGGTCTACTAGACCGCGTAAAATGCTTATAGTAGCTTCAACTGAAGGTTCATGCACATGCACTTGTTGAAAACGTCTTTCAAATGCGGCATCTTTTTCAACATGTTTACGATATTCGTCTAACGTTGTCGCACCAATACATTTCAGTTCTCCTCGAGCTAACATTGGTTTCAAAAGGTTGGCGGCATCCATTGCACCACTAGTTTTTCCGGCACCTAACACTAAATGTAtttcgtcgataaataaaattatactgcCAGCGCCTTTCTTTACTTCATTTAAAACAGCGGTCAACCTTTCCTCAAACTCTCCACGATACTTTGCGCCAGCAATCAGTGCACCAATGTCTAGGCTAATAACACGACCCTTCAAAGATCCAGGTACATCACCTTGGGCAATTCTTGTAGCTAATCCTTCAGCAATAGCTGTCTTTCCAACACCAGGTTCGCCAATAAGAACGGGATTATTTTTAGTGCGCCGGCACAATACACGAATTACTCTACGCACTTCATCGTCCCTTCCAATAACAGGATCCAATTTTCCTCGTTCCGCCAACTCTGTCAAGTCGACACCGTAGGTAGACAATGCATCGTATTGAGAATCTCCACCAGCTGACGTTATACGCTGTGCTCCTCTCAACTGCTGAACAGTGTTGTCAATTTGCATTGATGAATAACTACAGTCAGCTAAAATGCGGCGAATTAAAGGATTCGAAATCAACGCTCGTAATAAATGGTCAATGGATACATGAGTATCACCCAATTCTTCACGtatcttttccattttttgaaACACTTGAGTTGCATTATGATTGGGGGTAAGAACATTAGGTGGGGGTTTACATTTAGGTAGCTTATTAAGTTCaatatctatttctttttgtaaggCTGTAAAATCCCCAGAAACCTTTTGAAACGTGCGCGcagtaaaatcatttttttttattaatgcaaCTAGTAAATGGAGTACATCTAGTTGAGAGTGCGAAAAACTGATACCTATTTTTTGTGCTTCAGAAAAAGCATTCTGAACAATGTCAGTGAATTCCACCATTATTTACCAAGTTTTTTAATGcttttcactttcttttttattaagaatatttagaacaaattttgtgaaatttccTGCATGTATATGTGCGTATAGATTCACACATGCGAAACCGCGAACATAATTAGAACGTCCCATCATTTACTTTTGCATCTAAAAGTCTAGTGTGTACAGCGATAAagaagttatttaaaaattaaaaatgattatgttaagctatttttatatatttcatatttcattcataaaatgaaaactaaCAAAAAGTTATAATTCTTCAAGCTCATTAGGGTTCTCCTGTATAGCAAAAACACTAGCTAGTCATATCGATTCCACACTAACCCACATGTTTTGGTTGTGGTTTGCTGTGACCTTTTGCTTATTGAGAAACCTAAAAATTTTTTAGCTAGACTAAGttgaaaaaaaactacaaaattattgaagttgcttcttatatattttcaaaatatttaacgctGTAAAGCGATTAAACATACAAGTAGAACCACCATAGCAACACCTGTTATGCA encodes the following:
- the LOC128884100 gene encoding uncharacterized protein LOC128884100, with the translated sequence MVEFTDIVQNAFSEAQKIGISFSHSQLDVLHLLVALIKKNDFTARTFQKVSGDFTALQKEIDIELNKLPKCKPPPNVLTPNHNATQVFQKMEKIREELGDTHVSIDHLLRALISNPLIRRILADCSYSSMQIDNTVQQLRGAQRITSAGGDSQYDALSTYGVDLTELAERGKLDPVIGRDDEVRRVIRVLCRRTKNNPVLIGEPGVGKTAIAEGLATRIAQGDVPGSLKGRVISLDIGALIAGAKYRGEFEERLTAVLNEVKKGAGSIILFIDEIHLVLGAGKTSGAMDAANLLKPMLARGELKCIGATTLDEYRKHVEKDAAFERRFQQVHVHEPSVEATISILRGLVDRYAAHHDGIRILDAALVEAAQLADRYITHRFLPDKAIDLMDEACANVRVQLDSQPECIDNLVRGKFQLEVEVKALEKESDVASKERLAKVRLNLEKVEKDLVPLRAKYEAEKARLREMRELSKRINELKFKLEQAQRQGDPVLVAELLYDVLPDKEQRLKRLQKEQDEYVQKESPLITDTVTPEQIAEVVSRWTGIPVHRLSQGEVERLLSLESVLKKRIVGQDAAVNAVCNAVIRNAAGLSKGRMPIGSFLFIGSTGVGKTELSKALAEELFDSKDRLVRIDMSEFMEAHSVSKLIGSPPGYVGYDDGGHLTEEVRRHPYSVILFDEIEKAHPAVWNILLQVLDEGRLTDSNHHTVDFTNTIIILTSNIGGHILSTESSENSEEPSQNHQKNILNEVGKYFRPELINRLDSIVQFEQLKPSTLRQLVNLQISDVTKRLQNKRINFSITPEAVDHIVLEAYDPAYGARPFRRYIESEVVSPLSKKLLSGELCSNYDVSCHWDSKTNWSWRIVPSTNIDDTTGLNTLSNISGENSLSPSRHSKQYIEKRKKAKT